From the genome of Anopheles moucheti chromosome 3, idAnoMoucSN_F20_07, whole genome shotgun sequence, one region includes:
- the LOC128303029 gene encoding protein spinster-like, which translates to MNEILISHAFGDAGSPYFVGVISEAIKRVIHLAENSTTGLLQSVPDDDPPLIKFRALQYALFSTCFVEILGGVFFLITAIYIDRDRARVEAVVLGCQLELSESSASDGNGTDDGQRSPIGPGTSGTNAFSASPVAAF; encoded by the exons ATGAATGAG ATTCTTATCTCCCATGCATTCGGTGATGCCGGCAGTCCATATTTCGTGGGTGTG ATATCGGAAGCGATCAAACGAGTAATTCAT CTGGCCGAAAATTCTACCACCGGGCTGCTCCAGTCCGTACCGGATGATGATCCACCGCTGATCAAGTTCCGTGCCCTGCAGTACGCATTATTTAGCACCTGCTTCGTGGAGATCCTTGGGGGTGTGTTCTTCCTGATTACAGCGATATACATCGATCGGGATAGGGCACGGGTAGAGGCTGTTGTACTAG GCTGTCAGCTAGAGCTAAGCGAAAGTTCCGCATCCGACGGTAATGGTACGGACGATGGACAACGTTCACCCATCGGTCCCGGTACGAGCGGAACCAATGCATTCTCGGCATCGCCCGTGGCCGCTTTCTAA
- the LOC128301846 gene encoding peptidoglycan-recognition protein SC2-like, with protein MNKFASVLVLAAICLAGVSAQCPRIVTRAQWGARGASTSQLPIRPAPWVVMHHTAGAHCTTDAACAQQMRNIQSFHMDGNGWADIGYNFLVGENGAAYEGRGWGRQGAHAPGYNDRSVGMGVMGTFTNGIPNAAARNAAQQLISCGVSLGHIANNYWLIGHRQAVATACPGNAFFNEIRNWARFNPNV; from the coding sequence ATGAACAAGTTCGCGTCCGTGTTggtgttggccgccatctgtcTGGCGGGCGTGTCGGCCCAGTGTCCGCGCATTGTGACCCGCGCCCAGTGGGGAGCCCGCGGTGCCAGCACCTCCCAGCTGCCGATCCGTCCGGCGCCGTGGGTCGTGATGCACCACACGGCCGGTGCGCACTGCACCACGGATGCGGCCTGCGCCCAGCAGATGCGCAACATCCAGTCCTTCCACATGGACGGCAACGGTTGGGCCGACATCGGGTACAACTTCCTGGTCGGCGAGAACGGTGCGGCGTACGAGGGCCGCGGCTGGGGCCGTCAGGGAGCGCACGCACCCGGCTACAACGATCGCTCGGTCGGTATGGGTGTGATGGGCACGTTCACCAACGGCATCCCGAATGCGGCCGCCCGCAACGCTGCCCAGCAGCTGATCAGCTGCGGTGTCTCGCTCGGCCATATCGCCAACAACTACTGGCTGATTGGACACCGACAGGCCGTCGCAACTGCCTGCCCCGGTAACGCTTTCTTCAACGAGATCCGCAACTGGGCCCGCTTCAACCCGAACGTGTAA